In Citrus sinensis cultivar Valencia sweet orange chromosome 3, DVS_A1.0, whole genome shotgun sequence, the sequence TCACTATCATTGAAAATAAACAGCCTACAAAACTGCCGTTCGAGCACCTTCCAGTAAATCGATTTTGAAAtcgaaatatatataattgaagaATGATTTTGATCGACATGATGTTCAAAAGCCAGCGTCAATAATCTACGCACCGAAAGCAAAACTTTCTTCAGGTATTTTATTAAGGGCGTCTTCATTGTAACGAAGCCAGAAACGCATGCTTCCTCTGCCGTTtcgaagttttaaatttaaaaattaaaaatagattttattattgaaaaattattaaaattaaatctaaagaAAGTCACCTTTCCGCAATCCGCATGCTTCCTCTGACTGTACCACTCACTCGCTTTGTCTCTTTCACTCAACTTCCCCTCCCTCACCCGCTCTTCTCTCTCACTGTCTCCCTCACTCACCCCCTAGCGAGATGTCTCTGTTTGGCTGTCACTCACCCGCAGAGCTTGTTCTCACGCCACACCCATCGCCGACCAGAAAATCACCGACATCGCTGTCACGCCGTTCACGTCGCCGACCGGTCTTACTTGACAGTGTGCTTGACGATTTTGGACCTTTTTTTCACCAATCTaggtaattaaatttagtcTGTTGAGGAAAagttttgacttattgtatttatattttaaaattattagaaataaGTTATTTGAAATGtagattttgtttgatttatatatggttaatacaatttatttttcatggtATAGAAATGGCGGATTCAGGAAAAAATTACGAAGTCGAAGATTTAGAAGAATTAGATGACAACAATTTGGATggaaataatgaagaaattgatAATGCTGTGGATGTGAAATTTATCCATCATTTCCTTTTGATTCTTACATTGTAAGTTATAATCCAATTTCTATGTTTATGCTTAgttaattttgcattttcaGGAATGTAATATGgttcttatttttttgcatCCATCTATGCTGCCTTATTCTTCATCTTGGATACCCCATAGAGGTTCTCAACAAGGAGTTTTCAGCAATTGCTActtaaacaaaatgataatgaCAAAGGAGTTTGAAGCAGACTTGACAGATTGATCATTGGCTTACTCTTTTgttgtataattttaattgtgttttgtttattagttGGTTGGATGATATCACTCTAATGTTCAATTTTTGAACGTGGGATATTTTGAAGGttttttttatccatataTTCAAAGGTTGAGTATGTCAATAACCATCACAACAATAAGAGTAGTTCATGTAGAAATgccaaattaacaaaaatttaaaaaaaaataggtaCAATTATTCACTTAAACAAATTACATACTGAAATTGCTATTCCTAAAATGCACAACACAATGGAAAAGATAAtccaaaaattcaaacaactTAAAGTTTTGTTTTATCAGTTTGCACACCCTTGTCACATATTTTCTACGTTAGTCTTCCCAACTTCAAGTGTAACTGAATTGTTCATTTTCCTCACACAACTGTAAGTATTGTATGTTGATTCGGCACCCAACAATGATCTGTAAAATTGGaatgaatcaaataaatattagcaacataaagagaaaaagaaaagaatgtattctatttttctaggataaaaatcaaatacaagTCACGTTTGGTTTGATTTTAGAGGATGGTTATTGAAGCAATATATATACTTTACTGCCAAAAAACGTAAATGAAGAACCTTAGAATGAAGCTGCCATTACTGGATTAGCAATATATGCtttacaaaagtaaacatTTCACAAAGTATCACACTTCAAATAACTTgtttctagtaattttaaaatataaatacaaaaacaatCCAAATACTTTTCTAAGCAAAGTATCACATACAGGGTTTCATAAAGGCCGtatcaaaagaatttctttaaCTGATTAAGTATACTAATTTTAGGTGATGATGATCtaatactattaaattaaattaactaaatttcgcgataaaaaaattcaaaaaacgCATAGAATTACGGATTAGGTCTAATTAGCAATCAAACTTAGCAACCTAGATGCATTTATGCCAAAAACAAATTGTTGGTCAGACTGCACAAAACCacccaaaaaagaatttgtaaaataataatttaaaacaatttagattttttaatttcttttcattagcttttatttttttttaatggtaaaatttgtttttaatttttaaatcaaaaacTTCGAAACGGCAGAGAAAGCATGCGTTTCTGGCTTCGTTATGTTTTCGTGGTGGCCAAATATCATTTTCCTGGAGCAATCCACTAgaatcttttgattttttttctttttttaaattgtagaattttctcattaaaataagtaaaaaatggaaaataaaggCTAAAGGTTtcacatttttctttgaaattgcATAAAGCTTGGGAAGAGAAATGCTCTCAATTTCTACTAAAAACAGTTGGCTTTGGCTTCAGGCATCCTTTTGGTCAAAAGTCAGCTCAGCTAACCTCATTAACAGTTGTTAATTAGTGGAATCCGCGTTGGCAGCATGAACTTATTcgcaaattaaagaaagaggGAAGATTAATCCTCAGTTTTGTATTCTTACTTATATCTTTGTAAAGAAAGAGGGTACAAAATCTCACTATAATAATGAttatcttatatatttattgttttatttctaaattgaatagtgataattttgtatttatgtaATACATGTAATGATaatgtgaaattttattaaggataaaacttaTTCGCAAAttgtttttttcatatttttcaaaattgtttaTATGATAAGTGATTTTGCATCTTTCTAAACCTTGACAGCAACCCCAAATGATCTTTTCCTATAAGTAAGAAGCAAAGTTTGAAACTACatgaaatatgtataaaattaaaaattagattcaattttattgatatttcataTATGTCTAGTAATATAAGaatgtctttttattttgttttggcttTATCCACATCcaggaaaaaataattttgcttaatgcatggtaaaaaaatattgtgacaaaatgaagaaaaaatgtttataaatatcctagcattaaaaaaaaatttatggttaaaccaatttaataaaatttattctagttgttttcaataaaaaaatttcattttcaattgatgagtaatttttttccttaaataaattaaataaataaactatttttaaaaaactaaagttTATTGTtcaattataagttttatgttgttttaaaagtgtttgtttgtttgcaattttaaaaacattaatttaccactcttttattaatttacttgttttatcttttatttattaattttatgtgtaattcataaaatttatatttattatgacATTGATGCCGTAATTTTAATCACGGCAGCGTAGAATTTTGCATGCGGGAGATTATTAGAGAACCACTATCAAACCTGAACTTGTGACGGAGCCAAAAGAAGTGGCCACCTAAGATTTGAATttgctattattttatttaacttttccAGTTGTTAATTGTAGGACTGGTGAGAATCTGAGCCTGAGTTTCCTCGATCACTATCAGTTCTGCTATTCTTGAATTCAAAAAAGGAGATGGGATATTCTTGCAGCacttgaagaaatgaaaacataCAACTGTTAGTGTAGATTCTATGCTTGAGGCCACGGGAGTCGGCAGAGCACAGCTGCCGAGGATAAGAGcttgaaaaaagaagaaggtgAAGCACTAATCAGATCAATATTCCAGAAACCGAAAGAAATTACTCAAAGGATCATTGATGAAGATCTTAAGGATAACAAAGATTTGCTGTTTCAGTTTGATAGGGAAGGATTGagacaatttgaaaaagagaTAGCTTGAAGCCGTGAAGAAGTTCAAATTAAAACCGATAAAAATTTGCCTCCAAAGCCTCAATCAATCCGGTTTCAAGTTGTCAGGAAACCAGTTGCGGTCTCCGACACCAAAGTTAGTGCAAAATCAGGGAAGAAACCAGTGGAAAGCTACAATCACTTTGCCAAAATTACCACAAAGATGGTGATCAGTAAACTAAGCAAGAGTCTGGACGGAAGCAATTAATCAAGCTGTTATTTTAGCTGCTCAGGCTCAGCCAAGTACTGTTTTATCTTGTTGACCAGAGGGAGTAAAAGCTGTGAGTTCATTTTGTGAGTTCCTATATGGGCATTTTATCAAACACGTTCAGGGCGTGAGAATCAATTATTCCTGAAAAACATTTTATCTAATCTGTATAATTTAAGTCAAATTaggatttaaaatataagtaattttagttaatgttgacatttaaaaattcaataccTATAAAAACCTTTTAATTTGTGTATAATGTACATAACAAgattgcaaaataaaacaaaaaagagaatactattttaaattttaatgatagaaaaaaaattaaaaattagaatagtGCTAGTTGGCCAACTCTATGGAAAAAGTGATATTTAAActcctcattttatttattaggcTCCACTCCTAATAGacccattaaaaataaattattcttatttcttattacTGTACCCCATTTAGTTCCCAATTTATACTTATTTGTCATTCTATCGTTTCTATAATCCATCATTTGAAactacacaaaaaaaaaaaaaaaaaatcaattcctatagttttttttattcgtCAAATACTCAAATTTAGTCCAAGCTGGGCATTGTATCTCTCTAATTGATCAATCACTCATTTCTTTTATCCGttgctaaaatttaaaaaaaaaaaaaaaactagtttCATGTTAATCGTTTCAGCAATCTAAGAAAGCAGAAATCACTTGCTGGAAAAGTATAATTGCTCATTTgttagtaattttaacttttttatgttGCTAATTGTTCAATctctataattttcttttctaattttcttttattaaaagcaCGGAAAATTTATCTAAAAGAGCGATTCAGCAATCCAAGCGACGGATGGACCTTTCCAAACTTGCTGACTTGAATATGGAATCGATGTTGCTAGCTGCCAATGAAGAGATTTGGtctaattgtttttaaaagtataaattatgattttttctttttaagatgATTTAGTTGTTTCctcactttgaaatttatgaaacatattattgaaatttttggtTCTTCAAGCACCAAGTGGAAGACGCATTGTTTGTTGagaaaacaattattaaaattcttcATTCTTCAATTACTGTCAGTAGTCCTGGTGAAATAACTTTTACTCTCTCGAGTTCTTGGTCGTCCCTAAATACAACGACTCCCTTTTGATCCAAAGCAACACACAAATGGTCTTCATCATCAGTAAGGCTTTGCTCTTTATTAGATTTCCTAAATTCTTGTAGATTGAggttcttcatcatcattaaGGCTGtgctcaaaaggaaaaaaataaaataaaaacacaaacaTAATATCTAGAGATGTTCAGCTACAAGTGGCCGATgccttctttatttgttttctcatAACAACTTACAAACTTAGAGAGAAGATTACAAGCTACAGAATGGACATAACCCTATCATATGAGGCTTTATATACAGCCACGATGACATCATACAAGATACCTCTTCGGTCATCGGCTTGTTATGGGTTTGTAATAATTTCCAGCCCTTTCTAACCGATTTAGCAGCCATATAATGACACTAATGCTCGTCAAAACGGCAGTCTTTTATGGTCGTTTGATCATTTTGTAATATGTATAAGTGAGTGCACGTGACCAACCCATGCACTCACTTAGTAAGTTTAGACGACCTGAGCCGGACGTCGTACACAGGTCCTCTAGGGGTAACCGAAAGATCGTATGCAAAGAAACAGCagttcatattatcatttattattcaGCCGACATTGCGTCTGGTCTGGGAATTAGATTCGGGTTCATTCTTGAACAATAGCCGTAAGCGGCAAATATCACTTGGGATTTCTCCTCCTTCCACTGGTAGATTACAGTCACTGAGATCCCATTTTGTTAAAGAACATAATCCTGATAGAGAATGTAACATCAAATTAGCTGTAGTTTATGAATCATGAAAGATTGttttgttgatatttattgattgttgttacaaaattttatgtcACTAAGAGGCTGATTGCTTTTATGATggtaattaatataataagtaaatattaccTCCCATAATATTCATGGAAATGAATGGgaaaaatattatctatttattttatattctcatTATAAAAGCATGGTTTTggatattttaacttaaattttgacacaaaaaATGAGCCATTAATCTCTCACAATCTAATGATTGATATTGAAAGTcaatgtaaaattttacaatgttaAATCATCCATCATAGTAATTGAATTGCATGAAatcaataatttcaattttgtattaaaaatttaagataaaatagcttaaaaggaaaatgataccTAAACTCCCTTTTGGCTATAATACCCTgtgttaagtaaataaaaacacCAGGTCGGTCATGCTACTATTTCCACCCCGGCATGAATCACCTCAGCCAAATGGTACGAGCAGAACAGGGGCAACATGAGCCGAGCCGAGACGAATATTGACCAGAGGTATATACCGAGCCGGTACCCGTACCCCAAAAAGCGAAAACACGATCTCACAGAATCGCGGCAGTTGCGCTTTCCCAGAACCGTTGCGGGAGACCCGAGATTCCACGTTTGCCCATGATGCAGCAGTTAGAGTCCCATGAGGGGCTGCCACTACCCGAAAAAGGTGGGATGAAGGGCAAACGGGAACGTGGGGacagcggctataaaagaagaagaaatcgaCGAAGAAGGGGACAGAAAAACTGGAGAGAgggaaaacgctgccaaattgcaacCAGGCCATTTCCTTACAAATTTCTAACAAACATCTTAAATCCAAATTACactgttttcccgtaaacaccttgtgctaacttaggcatcggagggtttacgccggcaaaaccaccggcgtctctgatccgttTTCGGTGAACGCAGGTCTAGTGAGAGAAAGGAGGGTGATTCCAGCCTTAGCGGTTCGTGCAGCAGTCGATAACTCaaacgttggtgaaagaatctggtcgATCTAAGGACGAGCAGATTTCGGCAttaacattttggcgccgtctgtggggagctgaATAAAAAGCTACCACCAAATTAGCAGTTACCGGAGAAGCAACGAACGATCAGATATAGATGTGTCAAGAAAGGATACTTTGAGGGAGGACAATGAAACGGTGGAGACAATCACTCTCCGGGAAATTGCGAATGAAGCCCGAGAGAGGATGATGCAAGACAGACTGGAGCGgatggagaaacaaatggagaATCTCGCGTCCATATTGTTTGAGTTGAGGGATGAGTGGAGAAGGGATTGTGAAACCCCCGTGGGAAGAGATGAAGTCGGAGCAGAACCCAGCCTCTGGAGGCGTCGAGTCGAGGAAATCCCTCCGCCCGCAGACCAACTTAATGGGGTGCATCCCCACAGAAGTACTGGTCGGATCCCAGGGGAACACGTGGATGAAGGGAGAGACCAACCTCGCCCCGGACGAATACTGGAAACTAATGGCCGAGGAGCAAATGTTGATGAAGGAGAGCTCAGACAGAGGTTGCAGAGCGCCGAGCAGGAGCGAGATCAGATAGCTGCACGGGATCCTGACCGTGCTATAGAATTGGAGGGGGAGGTGCACAGATTGGCGCAGGTGATAGAGGAGATACAGGGCAAGAGAAAGCCCCCGagctggaggataatgctagaTGAAGAATCTTCGTTATCAATTGAGATCATGGGTACCATAATCCCAAGAGACTTCCGCTTCCCCAACCTCAAATACTCCGGGCGAAGTGACCCGCTGGTGCACATTGAGCGTTTCAACGACATGACGGGTGTGCAGGGGCTGACACCAGCTCAGAGGTGCATGGCGTTCCCGTTGACGCTAGAGGGACGAGCTCGAGAATGGTACCGCAagctgccccgaggaagtaTAAAGGGGTatgagcagatgtgccaggagtTGGCCGAGCAGTTCCGAGGGGCAGTAGCCCCAGAGGACGACATGATGGAACTGATGGGGATGAGACAAGAGGAGCATGAATCCCTTCAAGACTTTGTAAAACGATATCACCGAGCCGTGCTGGATCTGGGAGCTTTTAATCACCCGTAGGCGTTGAGGGGATTAAAAGAAGGTGTAAGAATCGGCCGACTGTGGTATAACTTAAGAAGCCCCCTCGTACAGAATTACTCGTCGGGGTATGAGCAGGCGAGGCGAGATATAGAAATCGAAGAGGAGAAATCGGCAAGAATTAAAAGTGAACAGCTGGAAGAGCTGAGGCGAAAGGACCGGCGAGCCCCGAAAGGGAGCGGGTCGGAAAAGCGAATCGGAGAATCTTCAATGATGGGCGGAATATTAGCTCGGTCCCGCCCTTACCCCATAGCTCCGAGAGCACAACAGTTTCAACACAGCCGAGCTCAACCTCCGCGCCCCCCGATCCCAGAGCGGCAGCGAGGACTCCGGCAGATGGCTGCCCACCCCTATCACAACACTCCCAGAGCATTACATGCGATAAATTCCAGGGCTAGACGATCAGATCAGTTAGCGACCGTGCCAGACCGAGGTGGCATTCATGATAGCCGAGCAGTTCAGCTGGTAGACCAGAGCTTGTCATATAGACAGTACACTCCCTTAAAGATCTCCATGGAGGAATTGTATGAGAGGATTGAGGGACGAGGCCTGCTGTACCCTCCAGCCCCAATAACAAAACCGACTCACCGACGGGATAAGAGCAGATTCTGCAAGTTCCACGACACTCACGGTCACACTATCAGCCAATGTCGTGACCTGAAGATTCAGGTGGAGGACTTAGTGAGGAACCGATACTTGGACGAGTACGTAGATGGAATGTCCCCTGTCATGGAGTCGCAGTACACGCGGGATGACGGAGTTGAGAGGGATTTGGAACGTGAACAGCCGACCATCCGTGTGATAGCAGGAGGGCCAACATTGGCCGGGGATTCGAACAAAGCACGGAAGAACTATGGGAGATATGCCATGACTAGCAAAGAAGTGCTTTTCAATTTGCCAGCAACCAAGAAGGCAAAAGTGCGACAAGTTCCCATTATGTGGACAGATGACGATGAAGAGGGTATCTCATATCCTCATGAAGATGCATTGGTGATTAAGGCAATGGTGGCCGGTACAAAATTGCGACGAATATTAGTAGACACAGGCAGCTCGGTTGACATCCTGTTTAAGTCGGCTCTAGATGATATGGGGATCGCAGACTTGAAATTGGAGCGGACAAATACATCCTTAAAGGGATTTGGAGGGGGACGGTTAACTCCCATGGGGATCATCGAACTCCCAATTACTATGGGGACAAAGCCATTTGAAAGAACAATGATGCTGGATTTTGTCGTGGTAGAGGAAAGAagcccttaccagatgataCTGGGGAGACCATTCATGAGGATAAGCCAATGCGTTGTATCCACGCATTACTTGGCACTGAAATACAGAGTAAATGGGGTGGTTGGCGTAGTAAAAGGCGACCAGAGGATGGCAAGGAGTTGTTATGCTACAGCGGCCAAGGAGACACTGCAGGTTACCTCTCTAGATAATCGAGGAGACTCTAAAAAGGGCCGCCAAGAGCCTGTTGAGAAACTGGAGGAAGTTGCGGTAAGCAAAATACTCTACTAAATCTTCAATTTGATAAGTTATATTTGTCAAATGCATGGTGGCTTGGGgcacatgcatatattttgtatttttgtaacgcattcaaatttcaataaagatgaattcagTATGGAATCCCCCGGCTAATAAGCCCACAAAAAtcttactaaggcaagtaagtgcctacttctgctcggtcaacgaaagaccagcagctaaatttacgaagattctactaaggcaagtaagtgcctacttctgctcggtcaacgaaagaccagcagctaatctagtaaggcaacaaagtgcctgtttctactaaggcaacaaagtgcctgtttctactaaggcaacaaagtgcctgtttctgctcggtcaacgaaagaccagcagctaaagattcgaaaattctactaaggcaacagagtgcctgtttctgctcggtcaacgaaagaccagcagctaaagcttcgaaaattctactaaggcaacagagtgcctgtttctgcttggtcaacgaaagaccagcagctaaagctttgaaaattctactaaggcaacaaagtgcctgtttctgctcggtcaacgaaagaccagcagctaaagcttcGAATATTATACTAAGGCGAGTAAATGCTTACTCCTACTCGGTCACCGAAGACCAGCAGGCAATTTTGcgaaaattttactaaggtaAACGAATGCCTATTCCTGTTCGATGCACTAAAAAACCAAACAGGAAAACCAATAGAGagcattcaaaatttttttttataaatgtttaaattgtttacaaaaCAAACGCAAATCTAGAGCTTATACAAAAAATGGGCCTAAAGGTTAGGAGAATCAACGGCTCCAGCAGCTGAAGGATCAGCGAGCTCGGGAAGTGAGGGATCAGCAACATCAGGAGGTGGAAGATCAGCAATGCCGGGAGGAGGAGGCATGGACCCTTGACCCACTTCGAGAGTGCGTCCCCCAGCTTCCCCCTCTTGCACACTGTCCGAATGAGCCTCCACCTGATCCTGCCCGCCCTGCTTCTTATCACCCTGGCCGACCTCAGCCATGTACCTCTCCACTCCAGCCTCCAGCTTGCTCATGTCCAGCTCGGGATATTCTTCCTTAAGCACAGACATTATGCACTTATAGGAGAAGGCAACCCCAGAGTCATACTCGGCATCCAGCCGATCGTCCACATCAGAGGATTTGCCTTTCTCCTCAGCCAGCTGCTCACCCAAGGATTTGATTTCCCCCTCAAGGGCGGCCCTCAGAGTATCCCTTTCAATTTGAGTAGCATGGAGATCAGATCTCAGGTCACCCAGCTCACCCTCGAGTTTGGAGGAAGTGGATTCAGCAACCGCAACTCTCTCCTTTAGCTCCGTAATCTGCTTGTTCAGCTCAGCCAGCTTCTCCTTGGTGCGATCAGCAGATTcagctttcttcttcaattcctGATTGTCGGCTTGGAGTTTCTTCTCATGGCGCGCGGACCCAATCTTGTAGCACGAAACCATGGTGGCCAACCTGAAGGACACTCTCTGAACAGAAGCAGCTAATTCGGAGAGGTTCATACTCTCGATGTCCTTCACCATCTTGGGCCCCACCGCTTTTTTGTAATCCTTCTGATACGGGCTCAGGTAGTCCACTTGATCCCGAGATAGTAGAGGAGAAGAGCGGTCCCCAGACTGCAAGCTGACCTCAGGACTCTTGTCGGAGGTTTTCTCCCCAACACTCTTACGAGGTGGAGGAGGGGGCAGAGCAGGAACAGTCGCATTGGAAGGACCAACGCTAGGTTTCTTCGGGGGAGGAGGAGGGTTGTTGGAGCTGCTCGAAGCCCGACCACGCTTTCTGGTCATAGCACTGAGAATCTTGCTATCCATCCCGGCAGCTATGTCCACTAAGCCCGAGCCGACTAGACTTATTGGTGACAGGAGGTCTTGGCAGGTAGACGCGTTCAATAGAGCCGTTTCCACCTGAAGCAAAGGCCGATCTTCAAACCCCCCGATCAGACCCCACGACTCTGAAATAGCACAAAAGGTTAAAGAACCCAATAAGTAGCAGTCTAATTAAGAATATAGGCAAAAATGAACGACCTGGAGTGACAAAATGGGTGGGAAGATAAATGTCCCCACCAAGCGACCGAACTGCCGGACACCAGTCCCCTccagcaaagaagaatttgttcttccaatttttACATGAAGATGGAAACCCAGTGATCGGTTTCCTCTTGGCAGAACTGGACATAAAATAATACCAGCCTGCCTCCTTTGGGCTACTCCGCAGCTGATACAGATGTTTCACTTCGACAAGAGAACGCTCCTCCGACCCACACCTCTCCCACAACACAAACATCGCCGAGAGAACCCTCCACCCATTTGGGTGTAGCTGACCTGGGGCCAGGTGCATACCGCCCAGTATTTTGGCAAAGTAAGGTTGAAGGGGCAGCCGAGCTCCTAGTCTGAAACTCTCCAAGTGCATCGTCACATACCCTTTCGGAGGCCGACTAGGGACATCGCCTTTTCCAGGAACTACAAGAAGAACCTCGCTGGGGATGTTGTAGAGGTTCTTAAGTTTAAATAGGTCAGTGGGGGTGGTGGCACAAGCCATGAAATCAATAGGGTAGGAATCAGCCTCCACCCTATGGCCTAGGTTCCTTCTCTGAGCAGGTCGGCTCGGTCCGGA encodes:
- the LOC127900693 gene encoding uncharacterized protein LOC127900693; this encodes MSNRKRKLIVDEGDEESGDSGLNVPIPTDFLGPSSSVGPSHGRDTLEYPRPLVVFPSPELELVKNRGGPASGSGENHSFGGVGISEGVGDGEGSSSGPSRPAQRRNLGHRVEADSYPIDFMACATTPTDLFKLKNLYNIPSEVLLVVPGKGDVPSRPPKGYVTMHLESFRLGARLPLQPYFAKILGGMHLAPGQLHPNGWRVLSAMFVLWERCGSEERSLVEVKHLYQLRSSPKEAGWYYFMSSSAKRKPITGFPSSCKNWKNKFFFAGGDWCPAVRSLESWGLIGGFEDRPLLQVETALLNASTCQDLLSPISLVGSGLVDIAAGMDSKILSAMTRKRGRASSSSNNPPPPPKKPSVGPSNATVPALPPPPPRKSVGEKTSDKSPEVSLQSGDRSSPLLSRDQVDYLSPYQKDYKKAVGPKMVKDIESMNLSELAASVQRVSFRLATMVSCYKIGSARHEKKLQADNQELKKKAESADRTKEKLAELNKQITELKERVAVAESTSSKLEGELGDLRSDLHATQIERDTLRAALEGEIKSLGEQLAEEKGKSSDVDDRLDAEYDSGVAFSYKCIMSVLKEEYPELDMSKLEAGVERYMAEVGQGDKKQGGQDQVEAHSDSVQEGEAGGRTLEVGQGSMPPPPGIADLPPPDVADPSLPELADPSAAGAVDSPNL